One segment of Pandoraea pnomenusa DNA contains the following:
- the sctR gene encoding type III secretion system export apparatus subunit SctR, which yields MSLLDHPVQLVVLLSLLSILPLLVVLGTAFLKLAVVFALLRNALGTQQIPPNIAIYGLSLVLTCFIMAPVAFDIEANLAARPVSLSSKDFVADVDAGVLAPYRAFLTRHTDPRQRDFFAGIGGRTWPEAHRDRLGADSLLVLMPAFALSQLAEAFKIGLLLYLPFVVIDLVISNILLAMGMMMVSPMTIALPFKLLIFVMMNGWEQLVRQLMLSYA from the coding sequence ATGTCCCTGCTCGATCATCCGGTGCAGCTCGTCGTACTGCTTTCGCTGCTCTCGATCTTGCCGTTGCTGGTGGTACTGGGGACTGCGTTCCTGAAGCTGGCCGTCGTCTTCGCACTGCTTCGCAATGCCCTAGGTACGCAGCAGATTCCGCCGAATATTGCCATCTACGGACTATCGCTCGTTCTCACCTGTTTCATCATGGCGCCCGTCGCGTTCGATATCGAAGCGAATCTGGCGGCGCGCCCGGTGTCGCTGTCGTCGAAGGATTTCGTTGCCGACGTCGATGCCGGCGTACTGGCGCCATATCGCGCTTTCCTCACCCGACACACCGATCCGCGCCAGCGCGACTTCTTCGCAGGGATCGGCGGCCGGACGTGGCCCGAGGCGCATCGCGACCGGCTGGGCGCCGATTCGCTGCTCGTGCTGATGCCGGCCTTCGCGTTGAGCCAGCTTGCCGAGGCGTTCAAGATCGGGCTGCTGCTTTACCTGCCGTTCGTCGTGATCGATCTGGTGATCTCGAACATCCTGCTCGCCATGGGCATGATGATGGTCTCGCCGATGACCATCGCATTGCCCTTCAAGCTGCTGATCTTCGTGATGATGAACGGCTGGGAACAACTGGTGCGCCAGTTGATGCTCTCCTACGCATGA
- a CDS encoding cytochrome b/b6 domain-containing protein: MKSVRIWDLPTRLFHWSFVVLAVAAYVTAKTGGNAMIYHFWCGYAVLALLLFRLVWGIAGPRYARFGAFIARPATFLRSLRDTSDTDARFAGHTPLGGLSVMAMLLFFAIQAGLGLFSNDDIFNDGPLVKFIDKDTSDMLTGWHLRNQWVLVALVALHVLAILYYRVIRRKDLIKPMIVGDKHTAAPVHPARDDWRVRVGALVLIVLASALVYRVVNLTPAVAALPSY; encoded by the coding sequence ATGAAGTCCGTCCGCATCTGGGATCTGCCCACTCGTCTGTTTCACTGGTCGTTCGTCGTGCTGGCGGTGGCGGCCTACGTCACGGCCAAAACAGGCGGCAACGCGATGATCTACCACTTCTGGTGCGGCTACGCCGTGCTCGCGCTGCTGCTGTTCCGGCTGGTGTGGGGCATCGCCGGGCCGCGCTATGCCCGCTTCGGGGCGTTCATCGCCCGCCCGGCAACGTTCCTGCGCTCGCTGCGCGATACATCGGACACCGACGCCCGCTTCGCCGGTCACACGCCCCTCGGCGGTCTGTCGGTGATGGCGATGCTGTTGTTCTTCGCGATCCAGGCCGGTCTGGGCCTGTTCTCGAACGACGACATCTTCAACGACGGCCCGCTCGTGAAGTTCATCGACAAGGACACCAGCGACATGCTCACTGGCTGGCATCTGCGCAACCAATGGGTACTGGTCGCACTCGTCGCGCTGCACGTGCTGGCGATTCTCTATTACCGCGTGATCCGCAGGAAGGATCTGATCAAGCCGATGATCGTGGGGGACAAGCACACCGCCGCGCCCGTGCATCCGGCGCGCGACGACTGGCGGGTGCGCGTGGGCGCACTGGTGCTGATCGTGCTGGCCTCGGCGCTCGTGTATCGGGTCGTCAACCTGACCCCGGCCGTGGCAGCCTTGCCGTCGTATTGA
- a CDS encoding glutathione S-transferase family protein produces the protein MKLIGALASPYVRKVRIVLAEKKLDYKLELENVWGDDTRIQQSNPLGKVPCLVMEDGEAVFDSRVICEYLDTLSPVGKLIPPSGRERAEVRCWEALADGLTDAAVQIRVEMMFHDEASRSQRLVDRQLGKIDAGLQAMASGLGDRQWCAGNRLTLADVALVCSLGYLDFRFPDIQWRDAHPNLARHFERMSTRASVTDTVPTL, from the coding sequence ATGAAGTTGATCGGTGCCCTCGCCAGTCCGTATGTTCGCAAAGTCCGCATCGTGCTGGCCGAGAAAAAGCTCGACTACAAGCTCGAGCTCGAGAACGTGTGGGGCGACGACACCCGCATCCAGCAGTCCAACCCGCTGGGCAAGGTACCCTGCCTCGTCATGGAAGACGGCGAGGCGGTGTTCGACTCGCGGGTGATCTGCGAATACCTCGACACCCTGTCGCCCGTGGGCAAGCTGATTCCGCCGTCGGGGCGCGAGCGCGCCGAAGTGCGTTGCTGGGAGGCCCTGGCCGACGGCCTGACCGACGCCGCCGTGCAGATCCGCGTCGAAATGATGTTTCACGACGAGGCATCGCGCTCGCAGCGGCTCGTCGACCGTCAGCTCGGCAAGATCGATGCCGGACTTCAGGCCATGGCAAGCGGTCTCGGCGATCGCCAGTGGTGCGCGGGCAATCGCCTGACGCTGGCCGACGTGGCGCTCGTATGCTCGCTTGGCTATCTCGATTTCCGCTTTCCCGATATCCAGTGGCGTGACGCCCATCCCAATCTTGCCCGCCACTTCGAGCGCATGAGCACGCGCGCCTCGGTGACCGACACCGTCCCCACGCTCTAG
- a CDS encoding lytic transglycosylase domain-containing protein encodes MKRGVALVLAALAAPVAPAALLPHHPRVEDAQLAVPTPPTAVAEPWRAPPPLAQAQAQARAERSPGPASAAPPFDALVRRTALVTDVDAALLHAIIDTESGYDPTAVSERGAIGLMQILPRTGQRFGVRRLEDPAENLRAGAAYVRWLLSRFDGDLRLVLAAYNAGEGAVLRHGRRVPPFAETRRFVQRVMDAYSRLQDSGASGEAVAPSSRKRVDAVGSAAPFVAGVPRDSMESSDPYDSVATVGAAGKDAAGKSSDAARPLPAHVQTASPVPAARTDGADASGAWRLLRDLGVLVTRSPSAEAERKRRRDRPAVMYERPVGATAQSAGRGG; translated from the coding sequence GTGAAGCGGGGTGTCGCGCTCGTGCTCGCGGCACTTGCCGCACCGGTCGCGCCGGCGGCCTTATTGCCCCACCATCCTCGCGTGGAGGACGCTCAACTGGCGGTGCCCACCCCACCGACCGCCGTGGCGGAACCGTGGCGTGCGCCGCCACCGTTGGCGCAGGCGCAGGCGCAGGCGCGCGCTGAACGCTCGCCAGGTCCGGCGTCGGCCGCGCCGCCGTTCGACGCGCTGGTGCGCCGCACGGCGCTTGTCACCGACGTCGACGCGGCGCTGCTGCATGCGATCATCGACACGGAGTCGGGATACGATCCGACCGCCGTGTCCGAGCGAGGTGCGATCGGGCTGATGCAGATTCTGCCGCGCACGGGGCAGCGTTTCGGCGTCCGACGTCTGGAGGACCCTGCGGAAAATCTTCGGGCGGGCGCGGCGTACGTGCGCTGGCTGCTCTCCCGATTCGATGGCGACCTGCGTCTCGTGCTCGCCGCCTACAATGCCGGCGAAGGCGCGGTGCTGCGCCATGGGCGACGGGTGCCGCCGTTCGCCGAGACGCGGCGCTTCGTCCAGCGCGTGATGGACGCCTATTCGCGCCTGCAAGACTCCGGAGCGTCGGGCGAGGCGGTGGCTCCTTCCTCGCGGAAGCGGGTCGATGCCGTCGGCTCGGCCGCCCCCTTCGTCGCGGGCGTGCCCAGGGATTCCATGGAGTCCTCCGATCCCTACGATTCGGTTGCCACTGTCGGTGCCGCAGGCAAGGACGCGGCAGGTAAATCGTCTGACGCCGCGCGTCCTTTGCCCGCACACGTACAGACGGCCTCGCCGGTGCCCGCCGCGCGCACGGACGGCGCCGACGCGTCTGGCGCGTGGCGCTTGCTACGGGATCTGGGCGTGCTGGTGACGCGCAGTCCGTCGGCCGAGGCCGAGCGAAAGCGGCGGCGCGACCGTCCCGCGGTCATGTACGAGCGCCCGGTCGGCGCCACGGCACAGTCCGCCGGGCGGGGCGGGTGA
- the purB gene encoding adenylosuccinate lyase produces the protein MSDEFSPLTALSPLDGRYAGKTDALRPWLSEAAFMRHRVTVEIHWLIALSKAGFAEIAPFSADAEAFLLNLAANFSNADAQRIKDIEKVTNHDVKAVEYWLKEKVQGQAELEKASEFIHFACTSEDINNTSHGMMIKGARDEVIVPALESLVTKLSELAREHAAQPMLSRTHGQPASPTTLGKELANVAVRLARALERVRRVELLAKMNGAVGNYNAHLSAYPEYDWESFSRAVIEKRLGLTFNPYTIQIEPHDYMAELFDAVARANTILLDLNRDIWGYISVGYFKQKTKAGEIGSSTMPHKVNPIDFENSEGNLGLANAVLRHLADKLPVSRWQRDLTDSTVLRNIGVAFGYSLLAYDSCLRGLGKLEVNPQRLDEDLDNTWEVLAEPVQTVMRRFGVPNPYEQLKELTRGKGITREALQAFIKQLAIPEDAKARLLEMTPANYVGIAEALAKRV, from the coding sequence ATGTCCGACGAATTCTCCCCCCTGACCGCGCTTTCCCCGCTCGACGGCCGTTATGCCGGCAAGACCGACGCCCTGCGTCCGTGGTTGTCCGAGGCGGCTTTCATGCGCCACCGCGTGACGGTCGAAATCCATTGGCTGATCGCCCTGTCCAAGGCCGGCTTTGCCGAGATCGCGCCATTTTCGGCCGATGCCGAGGCGTTCCTGCTCAACCTCGCCGCCAATTTCTCGAACGCCGATGCCCAGCGCATCAAGGACATCGAGAAGGTCACGAACCACGACGTGAAGGCGGTCGAGTACTGGCTCAAGGAGAAGGTGCAGGGCCAGGCGGAGCTCGAGAAGGCCAGCGAGTTCATTCACTTCGCCTGCACGTCGGAAGACATCAACAACACGTCGCACGGCATGATGATCAAGGGCGCGCGCGACGAAGTGATCGTGCCCGCGCTCGAATCGCTCGTGACCAAGCTCAGCGAGCTCGCCCGCGAGCACGCCGCGCAGCCGATGCTCTCGCGCACGCACGGTCAACCGGCCTCGCCGACCACGCTGGGCAAGGAGCTGGCCAACGTGGCCGTGCGCCTGGCTCGCGCGCTCGAGCGCGTGCGTCGCGTCGAGCTGCTTGCCAAGATGAACGGCGCGGTCGGCAATTACAACGCCCACCTTTCGGCCTACCCTGAATACGACTGGGAGTCGTTCTCCAGGGCGGTGATCGAAAAGCGCCTGGGCCTCACGTTCAACCCGTACACGATCCAGATCGAACCGCACGACTACATGGCCGAGCTGTTCGACGCCGTGGCCCGCGCCAACACGATCCTGCTCGATCTGAACCGCGACATCTGGGGTTACATCTCCGTCGGCTACTTCAAGCAGAAGACGAAGGCCGGTGAAATCGGCTCGTCGACCATGCCGCACAAGGTCAACCCGATCGATTTCGAGAACTCGGAAGGCAATCTGGGCCTGGCCAACGCGGTGCTGCGTCACCTGGCCGACAAGCTGCCGGTTTCGCGCTGGCAGCGCGATCTCACGGACTCGACCGTGCTGCGCAACATCGGCGTGGCGTTCGGCTACAGCCTGCTGGCCTACGACTCGTGCCTGCGTGGTCTGGGCAAGCTCGAAGTCAACCCGCAGCGTCTGGACGAAGACCTCGACAACACGTGGGAAGTGCTGGCCGAGCCGGTGCAGACCGTGATGCGCCGCTTCGGGGTGCCGAACCCGTACGAGCAACTCAAGGAGCTCACGCGCGGCAAGGGCATCACCCGCGAAGCGCTGCAGGCGTTCATCAAGCAACTGGCGATTCCCGAAGACGCCAAGGCGCGTCTGCTGGAGATGACCCCGGCAAACTATGTCGGTATCGCCGAGGCGCTCGCCAAGCGCGTGTAA
- the sctS gene encoding type III secretion system export apparatus subunit SctS, with amino-acid sequence MSEAIVVNLTSEMLWLTLLMSLPTVVVASVVGVLVSLIQALTQVQDQTVQFLIKLVAVSVTLAATYAWMGHVLLNYAGSTFEQISRMA; translated from the coding sequence ATGAGCGAAGCGATCGTCGTCAATCTCACGAGCGAAATGCTCTGGCTCACGCTGCTGATGTCGTTGCCGACCGTGGTGGTCGCGTCGGTCGTCGGGGTGCTGGTCTCGCTGATTCAGGCGCTCACGCAGGTGCAGGACCAGACGGTGCAGTTCCTCATCAAGCTGGTCGCGGTGTCGGTCACGCTCGCGGCCACGTACGCGTGGATGGGCCATGTGCTGCTCAACTACGCGGGCAGCACGTTCGAACAGATCAGCCGGATGGCATGA
- a CDS encoding c-type cytochrome translates to MKLTLAVAALAAAVVPAFAQAQFAKADDAVEYRQSALFLLGNHFGRIGAVVKGDAPFNKDDVIKNAELVATLSKLPWPAFEGGQTTARSKAKPEVFSDKAKFQQAAEKMETAVAKLNTVAKGGDLASIKTAFGEAAQTCKSCHDSFRAK, encoded by the coding sequence ATGAAGCTTACCCTCGCAGTTGCAGCGCTTGCCGCCGCCGTCGTGCCGGCATTCGCACAGGCTCAGTTCGCCAAGGCCGACGACGCCGTGGAATACCGTCAATCGGCCCTCTTCCTGCTCGGCAACCATTTCGGTCGTATCGGTGCCGTGGTCAAGGGTGACGCACCGTTCAACAAGGACGACGTGATCAAGAACGCCGAACTCGTCGCCACGCTTTCCAAGCTGCCGTGGCCCGCGTTCGAGGGCGGTCAGACCACGGCAAGGAGCAAGGCGAAGCCGGAGGTGTTCTCCGACAAGGCGAAGTTCCAGCAAGCTGCCGAGAAGATGGAAACCGCGGTGGCCAAGCTCAACACCGTGGCCAAGGGCGGGGACCTCGCCTCGATCAAGACGGCCTTCGGCGAGGCGGCGCAAACCTGCAAGAGCTGCCACGACAGCTTCCGCGCCAAGTAA
- the sctT gene encoding type III secretion system export apparatus subunit SctT, whose protein sequence is MDTSFLGGADATLGGLLSSAGSGLFEWCLAWGVAMLRPLGLAMLLPVLSVGMLGAGLLRNALVLALALPVVPLVHAAPEIPAHWGGWSMVIVRELCVGGLLGFAAALPFWAVDMTGYVIDTMRGASMASVLNPLMGAQSSIFGTAFTQMLCVLFFITPAAHMLLATLYDSYLALPVGLPWQWHGGGQAWVLSLWQAMQVMCLAVALPAMVVMVLVDMSMGFVNRAAQQLNVFFLAMPVKSAMALLVTVASLPFAVAVPLAGWYRLPDVFHAWVALAQPAS, encoded by the coding sequence ATGGACACTTCCTTCCTTGGCGGCGCCGACGCCACACTCGGCGGCCTGCTCTCTTCGGCCGGGTCAGGCTTGTTCGAATGGTGCCTGGCGTGGGGCGTGGCCATGTTGCGCCCGCTGGGCCTTGCCATGCTGTTGCCGGTGCTCTCGGTGGGGATGCTCGGTGCCGGCCTGTTGCGCAACGCTCTCGTGCTCGCCCTTGCGTTGCCGGTGGTGCCGCTCGTTCACGCGGCTCCTGAGATCCCGGCACATTGGGGGGGCTGGAGCATGGTGATCGTGCGTGAACTCTGCGTTGGCGGCCTGCTGGGTTTCGCCGCCGCGCTGCCGTTCTGGGCGGTCGATATGACGGGCTACGTGATCGACACGATGCGCGGGGCGTCCATGGCGAGCGTGCTCAATCCGTTGATGGGCGCACAGTCGTCGATCTTCGGCACGGCCTTCACGCAGATGCTCTGCGTCCTGTTCTTCATCACGCCCGCGGCACACATGCTGCTCGCCACGCTCTACGACTCTTACCTCGCCCTGCCGGTCGGTCTGCCCTGGCAGTGGCACGGCGGCGGCCAGGCGTGGGTGTTGTCGTTGTGGCAGGCGATGCAGGTCATGTGCCTGGCCGTGGCGCTGCCCGCGATGGTCGTGATGGTACTGGTCGACATGTCGATGGGCTTCGTCAATCGCGCGGCGCAGCAGCTCAATGTGTTCTTCCTGGCCATGCCCGTCAAGAGTGCCATGGCGCTGCTCGTGACCGTGGCGAGCCTGCCGTTCGCCGTTGCCGTGCCGCTTGCCGGCTGGTATCGCCTGCCCGACGTGTTTCACGCATGGGTCGCGCTGGCGCAGCCGGCTTCGTGA
- a CDS encoding EscU/YscU/HrcU family type III secretion system export apparatus switch protein, whose amino-acid sequence MSEKTLPPTPKKVADERRKGRVAKSADLAVCMQLGTTLAWLTFEGPALHDALVALVSRMLQVLRDPVDVAVQGMLGPSMLLLARFAGGLAALLVVTTWLAMVLQVGVLVAPEAIRPKYERIDPVAKARQLFSMQSLFEFGKSLVKVGVLGVVFFYLIRQYTPSLASLPMCGPSCGLALTARLLFWLMAVLVVAYVVFGALDFAYQKYQLRKQLMMSFDEVRRESKEVEGNREIKTRRRDIHRETIESGSLSDNVNRSTAVVRNPTRLAVCLRYVPGETAVPLVIEKGRDARARTIVRLAERAGVPVVEHVPVARRLMDEVEIDAPIPPDLFDAVAAILRLALDLPYEVRAQETGEKVDDDGEGNEGGQVGSGGEGMEAVEGGGGRDDDGDAGESIEDAGRDEPGGGA is encoded by the coding sequence ATGAGCGAAAAGACCCTGCCGCCCACGCCCAAGAAGGTCGCGGATGAGCGACGGAAGGGGCGTGTGGCCAAGAGCGCCGATCTGGCCGTATGCATGCAACTCGGCACGACGCTGGCGTGGCTGACGTTCGAAGGCCCAGCGCTGCACGACGCGCTCGTCGCGCTGGTCTCGCGCATGTTGCAAGTGCTGCGCGATCCGGTCGATGTGGCCGTGCAGGGCATGCTGGGCCCGTCGATGCTGCTGCTCGCGCGTTTCGCGGGCGGGCTCGCCGCGTTGCTGGTGGTCACGACCTGGCTCGCGATGGTGTTGCAGGTCGGCGTACTCGTGGCGCCGGAGGCGATACGGCCGAAATATGAACGTATCGATCCCGTGGCGAAGGCCAGACAGCTGTTTTCGATGCAGTCGCTGTTCGAGTTCGGCAAGTCGCTCGTCAAGGTGGGCGTGCTTGGCGTGGTGTTCTTTTATCTGATCCGGCAATACACCCCCTCGCTCGCGTCGTTGCCCATGTGCGGGCCGTCATGCGGACTCGCGCTCACGGCGCGATTGCTGTTTTGGCTGATGGCTGTGCTGGTCGTGGCGTACGTGGTGTTCGGCGCGCTGGACTTCGCGTACCAGAAGTACCAGTTGCGCAAGCAGTTGATGATGTCGTTCGACGAGGTCAGGCGCGAGTCGAAGGAGGTGGAGGGCAATCGGGAAATCAAGACCCGGCGGCGCGACATTCACCGCGAGACGATCGAGAGCGGGAGCCTTTCCGACAACGTGAACCGTTCCACCGCGGTGGTGCGCAATCCTACGCGCCTCGCCGTGTGCCTGCGTTACGTGCCGGGCGAGACGGCCGTGCCGCTGGTCATCGAGAAGGGGCGCGACGCACGCGCGCGCACCATCGTGCGGCTGGCCGAGCGGGCGGGCGTGCCCGTTGTCGAACACGTGCCTGTCGCGCGGCGCCTGATGGACGAAGTGGAGATCGACGCCCCGATTCCGCCAGATCTGTTCGACGCCGTGGCCGCGATTCTGCGCCTGGCGCTCGATCTGCCATACGAGGTGAGGGCGCAGGAGACTGGCGAGAAGGTCGATGATGACGGCGAGGGCAACGAAGGCGGACAGGTCGGAAGCGGCGGAGAGGGCATGGAGGCCGTAGAGGGCGGCGGCGGGCGCGATGACGACGGTGACGCCGGCGAGTCGATTGAAGACGCTGGACGCGACGAACCGGGAGGTGGCGCGTGA